A stretch of Gossypium hirsutum isolate 1008001.06 chromosome A06, Gossypium_hirsutum_v2.1, whole genome shotgun sequence DNA encodes these proteins:
- the LOC107895806 gene encoding PHD finger protein ALFIN-LIKE 4, translated as MRRKDWFSLVAVQSDAWLLAVAYFWGARFDQADRDRLFTMINDLPTLYDIVTESAWEQAKEKSSVSSNSSNKPLSAASARGSESAEFSISMQTFYEERVSEVEDDYVLHVDNMVQMSFGYVVTYVKDGIIANV; from the exons ATGCGAAGGAAGGACTGGTTCTCACTTGTTGCTGTTCAAAGTGATGCATGGTTACTAGCAGTGGCTTATTTTTGGGGGGCTAGGTTTGATCAAGCTGACAG GGATCGTCTCTTCACTATGATTAATGATCTCCCTACATTATATGATATTGTTACTGAAAGTGCCTGGGAACAGGCAAAGGAGAAATCATCAGTTTCTAGTAATAGCAGCAACAAACCGCTGTCAGCTGCAAGCGCT AGAGGGTCTGAATCTGCCGAGTTCTCAATAAGCATGCAAACATTTTATGAAGAAAGGGTATCGGAAGTGGAAGATGATTATGTACTGCATGTGGACAATATGGTTCAGATGAGTTTTGGATATGTTGTGACATATGTGAAAGATGGTATTATTGCAAATGTGTAA
- the LOC107897710 gene encoding uncharacterized protein isoform X1 codes for MDFISVRHFPVPPSSRQISFLIAGFWLKARNLNDFGILKLKFLEKRNTRNKLEIETDWFQKSPIFVLFVVDLSSDSSSCCGSSRFRYCFKMGKGNKEGTSKQFRWTKPMEHIFLEILAEEAKKGNKPSNTFKAVSINRIAEAIAERFQVQYDAKHVENHLRTVKNQWQIICTIRGESGFGWDDNMKMITCVKRHMMQ; via the exons ATGGATTTCatttctgtaagacattttccggttCCTCCTTCATCCAG gCAAATCTCATTCCTCATCGCTGGGTTTTGGCTTAAG GCAAGAAACTTGAATGATTTTGGGATTCTCAAGCTCAAATTTTTAGAAAAGAGAAATACCAGAAACAAGCTTGAAATTGAAACTGATTGGTTTCAAAAATCTCCAATTTTTGTTCTTTTCGTTGTTGATCTATCTTCAGATTCATCTTCTTGTTGCGGTTCCTCAAGATTCCGTTATTGTTTCaa aatgggtaagggcaacaaagaagggacctctaagcaattcaggtggacaaaaccgatggaacatatttttcttgaaattctagcagaggaggccaaaaaaggaaataagccttctaaCACTTTCAAAGCAGTTTCTATTAATCGAATTGCCGAAGCTATTGCTGAAAGATTTCAAGTCCAATACGATGCGaagcatgtggaaaatcatttgagaactgtaaaaaaccagtggcagattatatgcacaattcggggtgaaagtggttttggatgggatgataacatgaaaatgatcacatgtgttaagcgacatatgatgcagtag
- the LOC107897710 gene encoding uncharacterized protein isoform X2, with protein sequence MDFDITTFDSVSFTGSVVWTTFGQFSLLCPYLPHEKKITGKSHSSSLGFGLRMGKGNKEGTSKQFRWTKPMEHIFLEILAEEAKKGNKPSNTFKAVSINRIAEAIAERFQVQYDAKHVENHLRTVKNQWQIICTIRGESGFGWDDNMKMITCVKRHMMQ encoded by the exons ATGGATTTTGACATAACTACCTTCGACTCTGTCTCCTTCACTGGTTCAGTGGTATGGACAACATTCGGGCAATTTTCCTTATTGTGCCCATATCTTCCACATGAAAAGAAAATCACAG gCAAATCTCATTCCTCATCGCTGGGTTTTGGCTTAAG aatgggtaagggcaacaaagaagggacctctaagcaattcaggtggacaaaaccgatggaacatatttttcttgaaattctagcagaggaggccaaaaaaggaaataagccttctaaCACTTTCAAAGCAGTTTCTATTAATCGAATTGCCGAAGCTATTGCTGAAAGATTTCAAGTCCAATACGATGCGaagcatgtggaaaatcatttgagaactgtaaaaaaccagtggcagattatatgcacaattcggggtgaaagtggttttggatgggatgataacatgaaaatgatcacatgtgttaagcgacatatgatgcagtag
- the LOC107897708 gene encoding nuclear transcription factor Y subunit A-3 isoform X1: MSYMAVRIQSLSKKNFDERFSIFSLPHISVGFQPWWNSNEQKIAHSLPQNISLKVETPSKLHHNAKHLDHQLPDRESTSAQAIGQSRLEMGVTRGSNPSFYSSDFGEDESCGKDIEGQMKPINNPNTVFSPSNPNYNLSMASAQYPYADICIGGLFTPYGQPAIIQAQMARGSAPARLPLPLDLAEDGPVYVNAKQYHGILRRRRYRAKLEAQNKLVKSRKPYLHESRHLHALNRVRGSGGRFLSKKKLQQPHHPTSNPSSRSISDASCLDRKNSGSELGSHLHVGGCSSSSTSCSDISSASNNNGSFQLRKQGFIDISPGVRSMCNGIQNCASVGL; this comes from the exons ATGAGTTATATGGCTGTTCGGATTCAAAGCTTGTCAAAGAAAAACTTTGATGAAAGGTTTTCCATTTTTTCGCTACCCCATATATCTGTTGGTTTCCAACCATGGTGGAACTCAAATGAACAGAAAATTGCACATTCTTTACCCCAAAATATAAGCTTGAAAGTGGAAACTCCCTCCAAACTCCATCATAATGCAAAGCATTTAGATCATCAACTACCAGACCGGGAATCGACCTCAGCTCAAGCGATTGGTCAATCACGTCTTGAAATGGGTGTCACAAGAGGGTCTAATCCTTCATTCTATTCATCTGATTTTG GTGAGGATGAAAGTTGTGGGAAGGACATTGAAGGTCAAATGAAGCCGATTAACAATCCCAACACTGTGTTCAGCCCTTCCAATCCAAACTATAACCTTTCAATG GCTTCTGCTCAATATCCTTATGCGGACATATGCATTGGTGGCCTATTTACTCCATACGGGCAACCAGCTATT ATTCAGGCCCAGATGGCAAGAGGAAGTGCACCAGCACGACTTCCATTACCACTTGATCTTGCAGAAGATGGCCCTGTTTATGTCAATGCAAAACAATATCATGGGATTCTTAGGAGAAGGCGTTATCGTGCAAAGCTTGAAGCACAAAACAAACTTGTCAAATCTCGAAAG CCCTACCTTCATGAATCTCGACATCTTCATGCACTGAATAGAGTTAGGGGATCTGGTGGACGTTTTCTTAGCAAAAAGAAGCTCCAACAGCCTCATCATCCAACTTCTAACCCGAGTTCCCGTTCCATCTCTGATGCCAGCTGCTTAGACCGAAAGAATAGTGGATCAGAACTCGGGAGCCATTTGCATGTGGGAGGCTGCAGCAGTTCAAGTACAAGCTGCTCGGACATCTCAAGTGCGTCCAACAACAATGGCAGTTTCCAGCTACGGAAACAAGGATTCATTGACATCTCTCCTGGTGTGAGGAGCATGTGCAATGGAATACAAAACTGTGCTTCAGTTGGCCTGTAA
- the LOC107897708 gene encoding nuclear transcription factor Y subunit A-7 isoform X2 gives MLFLHIQASQDPIGEDESCGKDIEGQMKPINNPNTVFSPSNPNYNLSMASAQYPYADICIGGLFTPYGQPAIIQAQMARGSAPARLPLPLDLAEDGPVYVNAKQYHGILRRRRYRAKLEAQNKLVKSRKPYLHESRHLHALNRVRGSGGRFLSKKKLQQPHHPTSNPSSRSISDASCLDRKNSGSELGSHLHVGGCSSSSTSCSDISSASNNNGSFQLRKQGFIDISPGVRSMCNGIQNCASVGL, from the exons ATGCTGTTTCTTCATATTCAAGCCTCACAAGATCCCATAG GTGAGGATGAAAGTTGTGGGAAGGACATTGAAGGTCAAATGAAGCCGATTAACAATCCCAACACTGTGTTCAGCCCTTCCAATCCAAACTATAACCTTTCAATG GCTTCTGCTCAATATCCTTATGCGGACATATGCATTGGTGGCCTATTTACTCCATACGGGCAACCAGCTATT ATTCAGGCCCAGATGGCAAGAGGAAGTGCACCAGCACGACTTCCATTACCACTTGATCTTGCAGAAGATGGCCCTGTTTATGTCAATGCAAAACAATATCATGGGATTCTTAGGAGAAGGCGTTATCGTGCAAAGCTTGAAGCACAAAACAAACTTGTCAAATCTCGAAAG CCCTACCTTCATGAATCTCGACATCTTCATGCACTGAATAGAGTTAGGGGATCTGGTGGACGTTTTCTTAGCAAAAAGAAGCTCCAACAGCCTCATCATCCAACTTCTAACCCGAGTTCCCGTTCCATCTCTGATGCCAGCTGCTTAGACCGAAAGAATAGTGGATCAGAACTCGGGAGCCATTTGCATGTGGGAGGCTGCAGCAGTTCAAGTACAAGCTGCTCGGACATCTCAAGTGCGTCCAACAACAATGGCAGTTTCCAGCTACGGAAACAAGGATTCATTGACATCTCTCCTGGTGTGAGGAGCATGTGCAATGGAATACAAAACTGTGCTTCAGTTGGCCTGTAA